Below is a window of Caldicellulosiruptoraceae bacterium PP1 DNA.
TTTGTATATAACTGCAGACAAGACTGGAGAGATACCAAAACTGATAGAGCTAAAGCAGCATACGATAATTTTAAACCTTTTGATGGACTTTTTGATGATAATGTAGTTCTTCAAATTAAATTAGGACCAATGGATTTTCAAGTCAGAGAGCCTGTTTCTCCTTTATTCGGTGCATTATTAAAAACAAATCAAATTATTGAATTCCAGATTACACAAGAATATACAGGACAGCAAATACATCTTTGTTACTTGGGTCAACTATGGAAAGAAGCACTTGATTTTGATACATATGCACAGGGAGAAGGATCTTTTGTTAAAAGAATAGTTGATGGTTCTTTATTTAATAAAACCAATTGTGGATTGGCAGGCGTTTCAAATATTGGAGATGACTTCAATTGGACTGGTCATGACTTGGCACAGGCTAATTTATATACATTTGGGAAACTTTCTTGGAATCCTGATGAAAAAATTGAGGACATTGTTGATGAATGGATTAAATTAACTTTTGGTCACAATAAAAAAGTAATAGAAGGTATTACCTATCTATTATTAAATTCTCACAGTATTTATGAAAAATACACAACACCATTAGGCTTAGGATGGATGATAAATCCAGGACATCATTATGGGCCAAGTCCAGAAGGTTATGAGTTTTCTATGTGGGGAACATACCATAGAGCAAGTACTGAAGCTATAGGTGTTGATAGAACTTCTAAAGGGACAAAGTATACAAGCCAATATTCAAAGCATTGGCAAGAGATTTATGATGATATTAATAAATGCCCAGAGAAACTACTTCTTTTCTTTCATAGAGTTAACTGGAATCATAAATTAAAAAATGGGAAAACATTAATACAATATATGTATGACACGCATTTTGAAGGTGTTGAAGAAGTAAAGGTTCTAATTGAAAAATGGACAGAATTAAAAGATTTAGTTTCTAATGATGTATATGATAGGGTTTTAGATAGACTCAATAAACAATACGAACATTCAAAAGAATGGAGAGATGTAATTAACACTTATTTTTACAGAAAAACAGGAATTAAGGATGAACAAAAAAGACATATATACGAATAAATAATTTTAGCTTATGGAGGGTTAACAGAATGAATTTAATGTCAGATGCATTATGTGTTTTAGGCTCAAGGATTGGAATTGCAATTGAACCAACTAATAACAAAAGCTATCTAATAAGACACGGCTTGCATCCTGGAATACCTATGAACCTGAATATAGGTGTTAATGTTGATGGGAAAGTTTTAACATTTCCACTTGGATCAAGTGAAACAAAGTTTGAATTTTTTGACCAAGATATTTATATGACAAGGATATCATTAAAAGCAATAGACGCAGAAACAGGATTAAAGTTTAATCTATCTTTTAGAATACCTTTTAAACCTCAAGATCTTAAGTTTAGCACTGTTCCACTGTTTTTAATAGAACTTGAGGTTGAAAAATTAAGAAGGTCATTTAGATGGAAACCTTCAAAATATGAAGAAGTAGAAGGTAAAATGTTTATAACCTTCGATGAAAACGCATTCAACATCTCACAAAAGAATGACTACTTAACTATGAGTTATAAATCTTACTTAGCAAAAGAAGAAAACTATATTAATGCACAAGATAGAGTATTTGTATTAGAAAGTGAACCAAAGGTTTTATCAAATGGATTTGAAAAAGAGTTTAAGCTAAAGATGGGTG
It encodes the following:
- a CDS encoding alpha-glucuronidase family glycosyl hydrolase; the protein is MEEKYSMCWLQYNTLKDKESYKDYIKNIIYFEENDKINACIGELKRFIKEGFNKTPKLIKYELPQKVSGIIIGKIEQLKQLGLEIEKNNLKDEGFLIKEVDKNLIAVLANSYNGLVYGTFELIKLIRLGEKLNDINIIKNPKANLRIINHWDNFDGTIERGYAGKSIFYKDNKILLNSKRIVDYARLLSSIGINSIVLNNVNVKKREVEFLTEPYLKKFQKIANIFGKYGIKIFLSINFASPIYLGKLPTADPLDKDVCKWWEDKAKEIYDIIPNFGGFLVKADSEFNPGPYVYNRSHADGANMLAKALKHYGGLVIWRCFVYNCRQDWRDTKTDRAKAAYDNFKPFDGLFDDNVVLQIKLGPMDFQVREPVSPLFGALLKTNQIIEFQITQEYTGQQIHLCYLGQLWKEALDFDTYAQGEGSFVKRIVDGSLFNKTNCGLAGVSNIGDDFNWTGHDLAQANLYTFGKLSWNPDEKIEDIVDEWIKLTFGHNKKVIEGITYLLLNSHSIYEKYTTPLGLGWMINPGHHYGPSPEGYEFSMWGTYHRASTEAIGVDRTSKGTKYTSQYSKHWQEIYDDINKCPEKLLLFFHRVNWNHKLKNGKTLIQYMYDTHFEGVEEVKVLIEKWTELKDLVSNDVYDRVLDRLNKQYEHSKEWRDVINTYFYRKTGIKDEQKRHIYE